A region of the Euryarchaeota archaeon genome:
ACGATGATGGCTCCGATCCGAGGCGGGCCGCGAAGCCGATGGTGGCTGTGGAGCCGGCGAGGCGAGGTGACGCAGTCACCGAAGCCGATGGTGGCTGTGGAGCCGGCGAGGCGAGGTGACGCAGTCACCGAAGCCTTAAGACCCATGGCCTGATTTCCCATCGCCGTCCCGATTCGGGATGATCCCCCGCAGGGGTGGCAGAACGGTAATGCGGCAGACTGCAGATCTGCTTTCAGGGAGTTCGACTCTCCCCCCCTGCTCTTCCGGGTCCCAATCCTCTCTCCGGGTCCAAAGGGGGGAGAGGAGACAGGAGGGCGACAAGAGGGAGCCACCCGTGTCGACTCTCCCCCCCTGCTTGACGGAATCGCGACGTGGGGGAGCGATTCCGTCACGAGAGGACGAATGAAGTAAGTCCTCGACGTGGCCCAACGGTTGCTCCTTCTCCAACGGGGAGAGGCGATAGGGTGGCGACCGAAGACCACACCTAAGACCCCCCATTCCGTCCTTCGTCCGCTACCAACAGTAATATATTAACTCGCCCCCAGTGGATATCCGTCAACGGATGAGACTAGCGGGTACCATCGCTTTGGCCAGCGTTCTCGCCATCACGCTCGTGGCGTCAGCACTGCCCCTCGATCCCGAGCCCGTTCCGACGCGGTCGTACATCATTTCATTCACGCACACGCCGACCATTGCCGAACAGGTTGATCTTGCGAAGATGGGCGTCGCGGGCGAGATGTATCACCTTCTTCCGATGATGCGCGCCGACATGACTTCGTTCCAAGCGAACGAGATCGGATCGCGAGCCTATGTGCTGCGTGTCGATCGCGACCTCGCCGTAGCGGCCCACCTCGACCGAAGCAAGGCACTCTCCCGCGCCGGCGCCGCTTCCCTCGAAGGCCTCGCGGGGACTGGCAAGGGCGTCACCGTCGCCGTCGTCGATTCGGGGCTCGATCGGCAACATCCAGACCTACGCGACCGCATCAAGGCGAGTCTGCGGTTCGTGAACGGCGCGTGGCAGGAGGCTGGGGTCGACACCGACGGGCACGGCACGCACGTCGCGGGCATCGTCGCCGGAAGCGGTGGCCAGAGCGGCGGGTTGTACGCTGGTGTCGCCCAAGGCGCGGACCTCGTCGGTCTCGATTTCTCGAGCGCCCCATCGACGTCCACGGCGATCGCCGCCTTCCAATGGATCCTCGATAACCAGCGCGCCATGAACATCCGGGTGGTGACGAACAGTTGGGGGCGCACGGAGTCGTCGAGCCATTACGACCCCGAAGACCCCGTCGTGAGGGCGACCAACCGCCTCCTCCTTGCGGGCGTGGTCGTCATCTTCTCGGCCGGGAACACGGGCCCGGGCCCACACACGCTTTCGGCCGAGGCCCAGAACCCCGAAGTCATCACCGTCGGGGCCACCAATGACGCGGGTGTCGCCGCGGAGTTCTCGAGCCGCGGCCCGGCCGTCGACACGACCGGGAACGCCGTCGGTTTCATCAAACCCGATCTCGTCGCCGACGGCCAACGCGTGATGTCGACGAAAAGCGCCCAACAGGTCGGCACACCGTCGGCCCCGATCCTGAACCAAGTGGACGCACCGGGACAGACCGCGGTCTATTACACGGAGCTGTCGGGAACGAGCCAGGCCGCCCCGCACGTGGCCGGGGTCGTCGCTTTGATGTTGGAGGCGAATCCCGGCCTCACCCCGAACCAGATCAAGAACATCCTCCACGAAAGCGCAATCGACCTAGGGCCCGCCGGCCCCGACGGCGACTACGGGTTCGGCCTCTTGGACGCGAGGGACGCGATCGCCCTTGCAAAGAACGTCCCGAAGGACAACGGCAACATCCTCGTCGCGGGCGGCTCCGAGGAATACGGCGACCGCGGCGAGATCCGCGCGGCCGGAAGTGGCCCATCGACCCTGCCGCTCGCAACCCCTGACAGCCAAAGCGATATCGCGTCGGCCGATTTCCCGGCGAAACCCGGCGCTTCCCGCATCACGTTCGATTTTGCGTGGACCCCGACGGACGCCGCTTTCAAAGTCGTCCTCTCCGACGGCGCGAACACCTACGGCCCCTGGCTCATCAACCGCGACGAGGGTGGACGCAAGGTCATCAGCGGCCTCATCGACGGCGGCATAACGCCCGGCGTGTGGCACGTGTACGGCAAACCCACGCTATCGGCTTCGGTCCAATACGAGTTCAAGGCCAGGGTGGACGTGGGAGAGAACCCGGACCGGGCCGGCCGACTCGACGACCGGTACAGGTTGCCAGATGACAACTACGGGCCCGTCGACAAATACATCGCCGAGCTCCAATACGAGCTCAAGGACGCGGAGATCGCGCTAAAACAAGGATTCGAGGTCCTGCGGCGTGACGTCCCGGGACCAGGGATTTGGGAGCTTTTCGGCGCCGTAGCGGTCGTCGCCGTCGCGCTTACCAAGCGCAAGAGATAAAGAAGGGGGCGGGATAGGGT
Encoded here:
- a CDS encoding S8 family peptidase, with amino-acid sequence MRLAGTIALASVLAITLVASALPLDPEPVPTRSYIISFTHTPTIAEQVDLAKMGVAGEMYHLLPMMRADMTSFQANEIGSRAYVLRVDRDLAVAAHLDRSKALSRAGAASLEGLAGTGKGVTVAVVDSGLDRQHPDLRDRIKASLRFVNGAWQEAGVDTDGHGTHVAGIVAGSGGQSGGLYAGVAQGADLVGLDFSSAPSTSTAIAAFQWILDNQRAMNIRVVTNSWGRTESSSHYDPEDPVVRATNRLLLAGVVVIFSAGNTGPGPHTLSAEAQNPEVITVGATNDAGVAAEFSSRGPAVDTTGNAVGFIKPDLVADGQRVMSTKSAQQVGTPSAPILNQVDAPGQTAVYYTELSGTSQAAPHVAGVVALMLEANPGLTPNQIKNILHESAIDLGPAGPDGDYGFGLLDARDAIALAKNVPKDNGNILVAGGSEEYGDRGEIRAAGSGPSTLPLATPDSQSDIASADFPAKPGASRITFDFAWTPTDAAFKVVLSDGANTYGPWLINRDEGGRKVISGLIDGGITPGVWHVYGKPTLSASVQYEFKARVDVGENPDRAGRLDDRYRLPDDNYGPVDKYIAELQYELKDAEIALKQGFEVLRRDVPGPGIWELFGAVAVVAVALTKRKR